A window from Flavobacterium gyeonganense encodes these proteins:
- a CDS encoding gliding motility lipoprotein GldH, whose amino-acid sequence MRIKNSGILFLAAILLFSCDKKRVFDEYKSVGSAWHKDSIVTFDLPVLDSTKRYDLFVNVRDNNNYPFSNLFLIVAIEMPNGFTKVDTLEYQMANPDGTLLGNGFSDIKESKLYLRENVKFRGKYKVHIKQAVRQSGKIPGVQELEGITDVGFRIEQKDQK is encoded by the coding sequence ATGAGAATAAAAAATAGCGGAATTCTTTTTTTGGCAGCTATACTTCTTTTTTCATGTGATAAAAAAAGAGTATTTGATGAGTACAAATCCGTTGGAAGTGCCTGGCACAAAGACAGCATTGTAACCTTCGATCTGCCGGTTTTAGACTCCACAAAACGATACGATTTATTTGTAAATGTGCGTGACAACAACAATTATCCTTTCAGTAATTTGTTTTTAATTGTAGCTATCGAAATGCCAAACGGATTTACGAAAGTTGATACATTAGAATATCAAATGGCAAATCCTGACGGAACGCTTTTAGGAAATGGTTTTTCGGATATTAAAGAAAGCAAACTGTATTTAAGAGAAAATGTTAAGTTTAGGGGCAAATACAAGGTGCACATCAAACAAGCCGTAAGACAATCAGGAAAAATCCCGGGAGTTCAGGAATTAGAAGGTATTACAGATGTAGGTTTTAGAATAGAACAAAAAGATCAGAAATAG